In Aquila chrysaetos chrysaetos chromosome 2, bAquChr1.4, whole genome shotgun sequence, the following are encoded in one genomic region:
- the TECPR2 gene encoding tectonin beta-propeller repeat-containing protein 2 isoform X4: MFPRETGCPKTIRTSLHGQVDVFISALKLLMPVLAMASVASPVIFKEFCPLYYLLNAIPTKIQKGFRSIVVYLTALDTNGDYIAVGSSIGMLYLYCRHLNQMKKYNFEGKCESITFVKLLSCFDDLVALGTASGRVAVFQLVSSLPGRNKQLRRFDVAGIHKSSITALAWSPNGMKLFSGDDKGKIVYSALDLDQGICNSSLVLEEPSSIVQLEYNQKVLLVSTLQRTLLFYTEEKSVKQVGTQPRKNTGKFGACFIPGLCKQSDLTLFAARPGLRLWKSDVHGTVQATFILKDVFAGGIKTFELYPRLEPPDRGSYSSPEKHLGLVSCFFREGWVLTWNEYSIYLLDTVNQALIGGLEGYGDIVSVSCTNNEIFLLKGDRDIIRISSRPEGLSSIVSDVNSKLPNPLTDTSPKLLTPLSVVASVSSGPSVETDKKMVTSPSVVGDKNDSYSLVKDDLETPTLSEKSSDRVGDLNNETRKRGCSVVSESRSRSSSVNSVDSGSSFMICADQLSEAQREGQLSSQRFSTISSEDFDQELIVKPIKVKKKKKKKQESGTRKNHSSLEGTPIYERQLSGDSPHSLNADSFSMTSSLMSGSIDHLSTGSPESIFSVESHTVLQEDNGLETFSVLQSPESATVLINEENGDTVDLQKLPNSDSGMGTSTIIDTLTSVSPLILTEDLTSSVDGEYDGSVVSASNECCLGKLSQEEEPDFPTLCEIDENLDKMKLLDTEKSFEEPDLTDQEFLECDSVLGVQTSLTPKESDETGREDQQQLSLIHSALSDPSVLHFDISNDVYSDNTSISGWNFESAIKAKSSTSTAEWVADARESKTEKSASSDEEDIYGHSLPYSSSETSMPEVGAGPGSQDVAKISLDEMVLLKSDQFAESWMGYSGPGYGILSLVVSEKYIWCLDYRGSLYCSALPAAGLRWQKFEDGVQQVAVSPSGALLWKIEQKTNKAFACGKVTIKGKRHWYEALPQAVFVALSDDTAWIIRTNGDLYLQTGLSVDRPCARAVKVDCPYPLSQVTSRNNVVWALSEQRALLYREGVRSFCPEGEQWKSDIVSEMQALEPVCITLGDQQTLWALDIHGNLWFRTGIVSKKPQGDDNHWWQVSITDYVVFDQCSLFQTIIQATHTVATAAQAPVEKVADKLRMAFWSQQLQCQPSLLGVNGSGVWISSGKNEFHVAKGNLIGTYWNNIVPRGTASATKWIFVLASTASSKEGSFLWLCQSNKDLFCVSDQNPQFRPSTVQLPPEAEMVHYSACQDAIWGLDSLGQIFIRTLSSSCPTGMHWTKLDLSQLGAVKLISLTCGNQHVWACDTSGGIYFRVGTQPLNPSLMLPAWIMIEPPIQQLHRHVVECSLEPYTEHLLHVSQEAGLANSTKQRVWEGSAQVPWR, translated from the exons ATGTTTCCTAGAGAAACTGGGTGTCCCAAGACCATCAGA aCTTCCCTACACGGTCAAGTAGATGTGTTTATTTCAGCCTTAAAATTGCTGATGCCAGTGCTTGCTATGGCATCTGTGGCTTCACCGGTTATATTTAAGGAGTTTTGTCCATTATATTATCTTCTCAATGCCATTCCTACAAAGATCCAAAAAGGCTTTCGCTCTATTGTGGTATACCTCACAGCACTTGATACCAATGGAGACTACATTGCTGTGGGGAGCAGCATTGGAATGCTTTATCTCTACTGCAGACATTTAAACcagatgaaaaaatacaattttgag GGAAAGTGTGAATCTATTActtttgtaaagctgttgagtTGTTTCGATGATCTAGTTGCTCTTGGTACAGCCTCAGGTCGGGTTGCAGTTTTTCAGCTTGTGTCTTCATTACctggaagaaacaaacag CTTCGGAGATTTGACGTTGCTGGTATCCACAAAAGTAGCATTACAGCTTTAGCTTGGAGTCCCAATGGAATGAAATTATTCTCTGGAGATGACAAAGGGAAGATTGTTTACTCTGCCCTAGACCTAGACCAG GGTATTTGCAACTCCAGCCTTGTATTGGAAGAGCCATCTTCAATTGTCCAGTTGGAATACAACCAGAAGGTGCTGCTTGTCTCTACTTTACAACGGACTCTACTTTTTtacacagaagagaaatctgTCAAGCAAGTTGGAACACAGCCCAGAAAAAA cACTGGCAAATTTGGAGCATGTTTTATACCTGGCCTATGTAAACAGAGTGACCTGACACTATTTGCTGCCAGACCTGGGCTTCGTCTCTGGAAGTCTGATGTTCATGGAACTGTTCAGGCCACGTTCATATTGAAAGATGTATTTGCTGGAGGAATAAAAACTTTTGAACTGTATCCTCGTTTGGAACCACCTGACAGAGGAAGTTACAGCTCCCCAGAGAAGCACCTTGGGCTTGTTTCGTGCTTTTTCCGAGAAGGATGGGTGCTGACCTGGAATGAATACAGCATCTACTTACTAGACACTGTGAACCAG GCTTTGATTGGTGGCTTGGAAGGATATGGTGATATCGTGTCTGTATCCTGTACCAAcaatgagatttttctcttaaaggGAGATAGAGACATAATAAGAATTTCAAGCAGACCTGAAGGACTGTCATCAATAG TTTCAGATGTGAATTCAAAATTGCCGAATCCTTTAACAGATACGAGTCCTAAATTGCTGACCCCATTATCAGTAGTTGCATCTGTATCATCTGGCCCTTCAGtggaaacagataaaaaaatggTTACTTCCCCTTCAGTTGTTGGTGATAAAAATGACTCTTATTCTTTAGTGAAAGATGATCTGGAAACTCCAACGCTATCGGAGAAAAGTTCTGATAGAGTGGGAGACTTGAacaatgaaacaagaaaaaggggCTGCTCTGTAGTAAGTGAATCAAGAAGCAGGAGCAGTTCAGTAAATTCTGTGGACAGTGGCTCTAGCTTTATGATATGTGCAGACCAACTTTCAGAAGCTCAGAGAGAAGGTCAACTTTCTTCCCAACGGTTCAGCACAATCAGCTCTGAAGATTTTGATCAAGAACTCATTGTAAAGCCaattaaagtgaaaaagaaaaaaaagaagaaacaag AAAGTGGGACCAGGAAAAACCACAGCTCTCTGGAAGGTACACCAATTTATGAGCGTCAGCTTTCGGGTGATAGTCCACATTCATTGAATGCAGACTCATTTTCCATGACTTCCAGCCTAATGAGTGGCAGCATTGATCATTTGAGTACTGGATCTCCAGAAAGCATCTTCAGTGTGGAGTCCCATACCGTCTTGCAGGAAGATAATGGTTTGGAAACTTTCAGTGTCCTACAGTCTCCTGAGTCTGCGACTGTActaattaatgaagaaaatggagataCGGTTGATTTACAGAAACTTCCAAACAGTGACAGTGGCATGGGTACTTCAACTATTATAGATACTTTGACATCTGTCTCTCCTCTAATCCTCACAGAAGACTTGACAAGCAGTGTTGATGGTGAATATGATGGTAGTGTGGTTTCTGCAAGCAATGAATGCTGTCTTGGAAAGCTGAGCCAAGAGGAGGAGCCAGATTTTCCTACATTGTGTGAAATAGATGAAAATTTAGATAAAATGAAGCTGCTGGatactgaaaaatcttttgaagAGCCAGACCTTACAGACCAAGAGTTTTTGGAATGTGACAGTGTACTTGGTGTTCAAACATCACTGACACCAAAGGAAAGTGATGAAACTGGTAGGGAAGACCAACAGCAACTCTCTCTGATACACAGTGCTCTGTCAGATCCTTCTGTTCTCCACTTTGACATCTCTAATGATGTTTATTCAGATAACACTTCCATTTCTGGGTGGAATTTTGAAAGTGCAATCAAAGCTAAATCTAGTACTAGCACTGCCGAATGGGTAGCAGACGCTCGTGAAAGTAAGACTGAGAAATCTGCCTCAAGTGATGAAGAGGATATTTATGGGCATAGCTTACCGTATTCATCCTCGGAGACTAGCATGCCTGAAGTTGGTGCTGGGCCTGGTTCCCAGGATGTGGCCAAGATAAGCCTAGATGAAATGGTGCTGTTAAAATCTGATCAG TTTGCAGAGAGCTGGATGGGATACTCTGGCCCTGGTTATGGCATCCTGAGCCTGGTTGTCTCAGAGAAGTATATCTGGTGCCTGGACTACAGGGGCAGCCTGTACTGCAGCGCGCTGCCTGCCGCCGGCCTGCGCTGGCAGAAGTTTGAAGACGGTGTCCAGCAGGTGGCAGTTTCCCCCTCAG GGGCTCTTCTCTGGAAGATTGAACAGAAGACTAACAAAGCATTTGCTTGTGGAAAAGTAACTATAAAAGGAAAACGCCACTGGTATGAGGCTTTACCCCAGGCTGTATTTGTAGCTTTAAGTGATGACACTGCCTGGATTATCAGAACAAATGGAGATCTGTATCTGCAAACAG GCCTGAGTGTGGATCGTCCTTGTGCCCGAGCAGTAAAGGTTGACTGCCCTTATCCACTGTCACAGGTTACATCCAGAAATAATGTTGTGTGGGCATTGAGTGAGCAGCGGGCCCTGCTATACCGGGAGGGAGTACGCAGCTTTTGTCCTGAAGGAGAACAGTGGAAGAGTGATATTGTCAG TGAAATGCAAGCTTTGGAACCAGTGTGCATAACCCTTGGAGATCAGCAGACATTATGGGCTTTGGATATCCATGGAAATCTGTGGTTCAGAACTGGTATAGTTTCAAAGAAACCACAAGGAGATGATAACCATTGGTGGCAA gtAAGCATCACTGATTATGTAGTGTTTGACCAATGCAGCCTGTTCCAGACGATAATCCAGGCAACTCATACAGTGGCAACAGCAGCTCAGGCACCTGTGGAGAAGGTGGCCGATAAACTTCGAATGGCATTTTGGTCACAGCAGCTTCAGTGTCAACCCAGCCTCCTTGGAGTTAACGGCAGCGGAGTCTGGATCTCTTCAGGCAAAAATGAATTCCATGTGGCAAAGGGAAACTTAATAG gTACTTACTGGAATAATATTGTGCCTCGTGGTACTGCTTCTGCGacaaaatggatttttgtgTTGGCTTCCACAGCTTCATCTAAAGAAG GAAGCTTTCTGTGGCTGTGCCAAAGCAACAAGGATCTGTTTTGTGTCAGTGATCAGAATCCTCAGTTTCGTCCTTCTACGGTGCAGTTGCCACCGGAGGCTGAAATGGTGCACTACTCTGCCTGCCAGGATGCCATTTGGGGTTTGGATAGTCTTGGGCAGATATTTATCAGAACACTTTCATCCAGCTGTCCAACAGGGATGCATTGGACAAAACTGGATCTCTCTCAACTAG GTGCTGTAAAGCTGATCAGCTTGACCTGTGGAAATCAGCATGTTTGGGCCTGTGACACCAGTGGTGGCATTTATTTCCGTGTAGGAACTCAACCTCTTAACCCCAGTTTGATGCTTCCTGCGTGGATAATGATTGAGCCACCTATACAG CAACTTCATAGGCACGTAGTAGAATGCAGCCTTGAACCATACACTGAACACCTGCTGCATGTTAGCCAAGAAGCTGGACTGGCAAACAGCACAAAGCAGAGGGTGTGGGAAGGCTCTGCTCAAGTGCCATGGCGCTGA